A genomic stretch from Alphaproteobacteria bacterium includes:
- a CDS encoding DNA cytosine methyltransferase: MSERASCNAVNLGVLLEEAPKVISLFSGCGGLDLGFHQAGFEVVYANDIAESVRETYEFNIGPIDIRDICEVDKATLPDCDVILAGVPCQPFSNAGNRGSMTDDRGVLFREVIKIVDLKNPKVVLFENVRGFLSSKDDEGVPMPKRIEAELKAHGYNLHYQLLNASDYEVPQNRYRVVMVGIREDLNKTFEFPEPIENKEKLTVKHVIGNAELPEEKKEVWGLSPQSVEIAKHIPEGGSWKNVPYELLPPRLKKIRDNIKKYRSPNFYRRFSRDEIMGTITAASTPENSGIIHPLELRRYSVREIARFQSFPDDFKFIGSSVSSKYKMIGNAVPVKLAYHIARKIKEDIFDES; this comes from the coding sequence GTGAGTGAAAGAGCTAGCTGTAACGCTGTAAATCTAGGGGTGCTATTAGAAGAAGCCCCCAAAGTCATATCCTTGTTTTCAGGATGCGGTGGCCTAGACCTAGGATTCCACCAAGCAGGCTTTGAAGTGGTGTATGCAAATGACATAGCAGAATCTGTGCGGGAGACTTATGAGTTCAACATTGGCCCGATAGATATCCGAGATATATGCGAGGTCGATAAAGCCACCCTTCCTGACTGCGATGTAATATTAGCTGGCGTTCCTTGTCAGCCATTTTCTAATGCAGGAAATAGGGGGTCAATGACGGATGACAGAGGAGTTCTCTTTCGTGAAGTTATTAAAATAGTAGACCTAAAAAATCCTAAAGTAGTTCTATTTGAAAATGTCCGTGGATTTCTGTCCTCTAAAGATGACGAAGGCGTTCCCATGCCAAAACGTATTGAGGCTGAATTAAAAGCACATGGGTATAATTTGCACTACCAGTTACTCAATGCTTCTGACTATGAGGTGCCGCAAAATAGATATCGTGTTGTTATGGTAGGTATAAGAGAGGATTTAAATAAGACATTTGAATTTCCTGAGCCAATCGAAAACAAAGAGAAGCTTACTGTGAAGCATGTAATTGGAAATGCTGAGCTTCCAGAAGAAAAGAAAGAAGTTTGGGGGCTGTCTCCCCAGTCTGTAGAAATCGCAAAGCACATTCCCGAAGGTGGTTCATGGAAGAATGTGCCTTATGAACTTCTCCCTCCACGGTTAAAAAAGATAAGGGATAACATAAAAAAATATCGTTCCCCTAATTTCTACCGAAGATTCTCTCGCGATGAGATTATGGGAACAATTACGGCAGCTTCAACGCCAGAAAACTCTGGAATCATTCATCCTTTAGAGCTAAGGCGTTATTCAGTACGAGAGATAGCAAGATTCCAATCATTTCCAGATGATTTCAAATTTATTGGAAGCTCAGTGTCCTCAAAATATAAAATGATTGGCAATGCTGTTCCGGTGAAGCTCGCCTACCATATCGCAAGAAAAATAAAAGAAGATATCTTCGATGAAAGTTAA